GCGGCGTCCATGTCCTCAAGGTGCGGCATGGTGATGACCAGGTCGAACTTCTTCCCGGCCAGCAGGTCCAGCGCGTGGAGCGCGGAGGAGGTGCGGGTGACGCGCGGAGGCTGCGAGAGGCTCAGGCCGCTGTATTCCGAGACGATGCGCGAGGCCAGCGTCACGTCCTCTTCGATGATGAAGGCGTCGTAACTGCTGGAAACGAGAAGGATCTCGTTGACCTTGTTGGCCATGAGCTCCAGGAAGGCCCTGAAGTCGAGCACGGCCACGCGAGACAGTTCGCGCTCGTCGAGTTTCATGCCCTCACCGCCCGTCCCGGCCGGGCCGGACGTTCCGCGTCCGGCGTCCGGCTGCTTTCCGGTTTCTAAACCAGGCCCTGGTCCAGCATGGCCTCCACCACCTTCCTGAACCCCGCGATGTTGGCCCCCGTCACGTAGTTGCCCGGCACTCCGGCGGCCTGGGCCGCGTCGGCGCAGGTGCGGTGGATGCTCTTCATGATCATGCGCAGCCTGTCGTCCACTTCTTCGCGGGGCCAGGCGATGCGCATGCTGTTCTGCGACATTTCCAGCCCGGACACGGACACGCCGCCCGCGTTGGCCGCCTTGCCCGGGCCGTAGAGGATGCGCTCCTGGAGGAAGAGGTTCACCCCGGCGGGGGTGGTGGGCATGTTGGCCCCTTCCGCCACCACCTTCACCCCGTTGTTCACCAGGTTCTGGGCGTCGGTTCCGTTGATCTCGTTCTGGGTGGCCGATGGAAAGGCGCAGTCGGCCTTGTGGTTCCAGAGGGGATCGCAGGTGCGGTTGGCCTCGCAGGCCGTGTAGACCGCCGTGGGATACTTCTGGGCGTACTCCTCGATGCGTCCGCGCCGGATGTTCTTGAGCTGCTTGACGAACGCGAGCTTCTCCCGGTCGATGCCCGCCTCGTCGTAGATGTATCCGGAGGAGTCCGAGAGGGTCACGGGCCTGGCTCCCAGGTCCAGGAGTTTTTCCACGGTGTACTGGGCCACGTTGCCGGAGCCCGACACCAGGCAGACCTTGCCCTCCAGGGTGTCGTTCCTGGAGGCCAGCATCTCGGCGCTGAAGTAGACGCAGCCGTAGCCCGTGGCCTCGGGGCGGATGAGGCTGCCGCCCCAGTTCAGGCTCTTGCCCGTGAGCACGCCCGAGAACTCGTTGGCCAGCTTCTTGTACATGCCGTAGAGATAGCCGATTTCGCGCGCGCCCACGCCGATGTCCCCGGCGGGCACGTCGATGAACTGGCCGATGTGCCGCCAGAGTTCCGCCATGAAGGCCTGGCAGAAGCGCATCACCTCGGAATCCGACTTGCCCTTGGGGTCGAAGTCGGAGCCGCCCTTGCCCCCGCCCATGGGCAGCGTGGTCAAGGCGTTCTTGAACACCTGCTCGAAGGCCAGGAACTTCAAAATGCCGAGGTTCACGGAGGGGTGGAAGCGCAGCCCCCCCTTGTAGGGACCGATGGCACTGTTCATCTGGACGCGGTAGCCCCGGTTCACGTGGACTTCCCCGGCGTCGTCCTCCCAGGTGACGCGGAACATCATCACCCGCTCAGGCTGGACCAGCCGTTCCAGGATCTTCGCCTTGCGGTACTCCGGGCGCATGTCCAAAAGCGGCTTGATGGACTCGAAGACTTCGCTGACCGCCTGATGGAATTCCTTCTCGTGCGGGTCCTGGCTTGTAACGAGGGCCATCAACGCTTCCATCTCATCCTCCTGCGGTGTGTTTCAGATGCGCGACATGCAGCCAGAGCGACACAAAGGCAATGCAACACGGATTCAGAGACAATCCGGGTGATGCTACAGGACAGCTCCAGGCCTCCCCTCGGCAGACCAGCCGCGGTGGCGGTAGTAGTCCTTGAGCATGTAGTCGAGCTCTTCTTCCTTCAGCGCGCGGCCGTCCGGCAGGGCCTCTTTGTGGAGTCGCCTGGGCAGCCGGTCGTCGGCGGGGGTGAGGCCCTCGCGCAGGTTGAAGGTTCGCGTCAGGTCCGAAACGTAGGCCGCGCGACGCCGCAGGGCCTCCTTGGAGGCATCCAGGCCGGTGACCAGGGGGATGATCTTTTCCAGCTCCTCCCAGGTGTAGAGGTCGCGGAAGAAGCGGCAGAGGATCAGGGTGTCGAAGATGGTCAACCGGTCCTCGTAGTCCACGAGCATTTCGGCCTTGCCCTCGATGGCGTCGGCGGGAATGAATCCGGCCAGCTCGGGCTTGTAGAAGGTGGTGCGCAGGTGGCAGGCCCCCCGGTCCGAGGTGGCGTAGGCCAGGCCCATGCCCTTGAGCACTCGGGGATCGTATCCCGGGGGCTCCATGCCCTTCACGTGGATGGCCAGGTCTTCCAGGCCCCAGTGCCGGGCGGCGGGCACGATGCCCTGGGAGAGCACCTCGCCCGCGCCGCGCCCCGCCGCCATGTCCTCGATCAGGCGCGCGGCGGCCTGGGCGTCGCCGTAGGCGATGTCCGTGAAGCCGCGTCCCTGGGCGTTGGCCTCCATGGCCAGGGCGCAGAGGTTTCCGGCGGTGATGGTGTCCATGCCCAGGCGGTCGCAGAGGTCGTTCAGGTAGACCACCTCGCCCATGTCCTCGATCATGCAGAGGCCGCCGAAGGCGTAGATGGTCTCGTACTCCGGGCCCTCCAGGGTGAGCCCGGCGTGGCGGCCGGAGCGCAGGGTGGCCATGCGTCCGCAGGCCATGAAGCACTTCAGGCAGGCGTGGGGCGTGACGTCGTGCTCCTTGTGGAAGGTCTCGCCGGAGATCTTCTCCCAGTGGGCGCAGTTGCCCTGGCTCCAGTATTTGGCCGGGAACGCGCCCACAGTGTTCATGAGGGCCACCATCATGGTGGTGCCCTGGGCGCGGTAGGCCTTCACGCCCTTGTTCTCCACGCCCGCCTTGGCGAAGGCGGCGGAGTAGGCGCGAAGCCCCTTGGCGTCGAAGGGCTCGCGCTTGCGGTCGCCCTGGAAGACCACGGCCTTCAGCCGCTTGGAGCCCATCACCGCGCCCACGCCCGCGCGGCCGGCGCAGCGCCACTTGTCGTTGGCGATCATGGCGAAACGCACCAGCCGCTCCCCGGCCGGGCCGATGACCACGGCCCCGGGCCTGCCGTGCTCGCGGCCGGGCAGGGCGAAGCGTTCCAGGGCGGCCTCTTCGGTCTGGTAGACATCCATGCCCCAGAGGCCGGAGGCGTCGTGGAACTCGCAGCCCTCGGGATGGATGCGCAGGGCCAGGGGCGCGTCGGCCGCGCCCTCCAGGACCACGGCGTCGAAACCGGCGGCGTCCAGGGCCTCGGGGGTGCGCCCGCCCGAGTAGGACTCGGCGTAGAAGCCCGTGAGGGGCGACTTGGTGAACACGCCGTAGCGGCTGCCGCCCCAGGCCGTTCCGCCGCAGAAGGGCCCGGCCGCGAAGATCAGGCGGTTTTCCGGGCCCAGGGGGTCGGCCCCGGCGGGGTTGCGCTCCAGGAGCAGGCGGGTGGCCAGTCCCTTTCCGCCCAATCCGGCCTCCAGCACCTCGTCGCTCGCGGGTTCCACGGCGAAGGTGCGCCGGGTGAGGTCCACGGTGAGGATACGGTTGTGGAATCCGTGCATGCTCGCTCCTACATGCCCAGGTAGGCCGACTTGATGTGCTTGTTGTCGATGAGTTCCTTGGCCGCGCCTTCCAGGGCCACGCGGCCGTGCTCCAGCACGTAGCCCCGGTCGGAAAGGCTGAGCGAGTGGTGCACGTCCTGCTCCACCAGGAGCACGGTGGTGCCCGTGTCGGCGATCCTGCGCAGGGTCTCGAAGATGGACTTCACCAGGATGGGGGCCAGGCCCAGGGAGGGTTCGTCCAGCATGAGCAGCCCCGGCAGGGCCATGAGTCCCCGGCCGATGGCCACCATCTGCTGTTCGCCGCCCGAGAGGGTCATGGCCATCTGTTCGCGCCGTTCCAGGAGGCGTGGGAGCAGGTCGTAGACCTGGCGCAGGGTCTTGTCGCGCAGTTTGAAGGCGCGCTTGTTGTAGGCCCCGATCTCCAGGTTGTCGGCCACGCTCATGAGCGAGAAGAGCCTGCGGCCCTCGGGCACGTGAACGATGCCCTTTTCCACGATCTTCTCCGGCGGCATGGCCTCGATGCGCTCGCCCCGGAAGGTGATGGCCCCGGCGCGCGGGGGAACGAGCCCCGAAAGGGCCTTGAGCAGCGTGGACTTGCCCGCGCCGTTGCCCCCGATGATGGACACCACCTCGCCCTCGTGCACCTCCAGGGAGAGATCGTGGACCACCTGCACGTCTCCGTAGAAGACGTCGATGTTTTCCACCTTAAGCAGCGTCATATTCCCTCCCGAGATAGGCCTTGATGACGTTCTCGTCGCGGGTCACGTCCTCGGGCTTGCCCTCGGCGATCTTCTCCCCGAACTGGATGACCACAACACGGTCGGAAAGTGCCATCACGGCGCGCATGATGTGCTCGATGACGAACACCGTGACGCCCTTGTCGCGCAGCGTCTTGATGATGGCGATCATGTCGTCCACCTCGGTGGGGCGCAGCCCGGCCATCACCTCGTCCAGGAGCAGGAGCTTGGGGTCCGTGGCCAGGGCCTTGGCGATCTCCAGGCGCTTGCGGTCCGCGATGGTCAGGTTTCCCGCCAGCTGGTGGGCGCGGTGGTCCAGGAGCAGGGTCTCCAGGACGTGCATGGCGCGGTCGCGGGCTCGGGCGGTGGAGCGTTCGCGCAGGAAGGCCCCCACCATCACGTTGTAGAGCACGGTCTTGGCGCCGAAGGGCTTCACGATCTGGAAGGTGCGGGCCAGGCCCATGTCGCAGAGGTCCCAGGGTTTCTTGCCCGCGATGGAGGTGCCGTTGAAGAGGATATCCCCCTGGGTGGGCGGGAAAACCCCGGCCACGCAGTTGAACAGGGTGGACTTGCCCGCGCCGTTGGGTCCGATGAGGCCCAGGATCTCTCCGGTGGCGATGTGCAGGTCCAGATCGTGCACGGCGGTGAGGCCGCCGAACCGCTTGGTGACTCCCTTGACGTCCAGGATGTTCATCGCGCGCCTCCCTGCCCGGCGGCTTCGGGCTTGGTGATCTTGGCGGCCAGCCTGTCGTAGAGCCTGGCCAGGGTGGGGGTGAGCCCCTTGGGCTGGTAGAGCATGACGAGGATCAGGATGGTTCCGAAGATCACCAGATGCAGGCCCGGGAGCTGGTCCGAGAGGTAGATGCGGGTGAACTCGTTCAGGGGCCGCAGGGCCAGCGCGCCGATGAGCGGACCGGCGATGGTGCCGCGCCCGCCGATGAGGGCGATGAAGGCGATCTCGAAGGAGAGGTCCAGGCCCAGGAGCCCCTTGGGGTAGAAATAAAGCATGAGCTGGGCGTAGAACGTGCCCGCCAGGGCCGTGAGGAACGAGCTCAGGGCCATGGCCATGAGCTTGTAGCGCGCCACGTTGATGCCCAGGGCCTCGGCGGCCTCGGGCTCCTCGCCGCCCGCGGCCAGGTAGTAGCCCATGCGCGAGCGCGAGATGAACCACGTGAGGGCCAGCACCAGCACGAGCATCACCAGGATGATGTAGTAGTAGGGCTCCTTGTGCATGAACTGGTAGTTCCAGAAGGAGTCGCCCTTGAGGGGGATGAGCAGCCCCCGGGGGCCGTTCAACTTGATGGGCCCCAGCATGTCGATGTTCTCGATCATCACGCGGAATCCTTCCGCGAAGGCGATGGTGCACAGAGCGAAGTAGGCCCCGCGCATGCGGAAGGTGGGCTTGCCGATGAGCACCCCCACCAGCGCGGCGATCACCCCGCCCACGAGCATGCCGATCCAGGGAGAGATGCCGTATTGCAGCGTAAGCACCGTGGAGGTGTAGGCCCCGATGCCCACGAACACGGCGTGGCCCATGGGCAGAACGCCCGCGAAACCGCCCACCAGGTTCCAGGCCGTGGTGAGGTAGGCGTAGAAGAAGAGCAGAATGAGGATCTGCAGGTACGTGGGGCTCTGCACCACCAGGGGCAGCCCGAAGCTGACCAGGGCGGCCAGGACCAGGAGGATTGCGTCCAGTTGTTTCCGGCTCACGATGGTCACCTCCTACCAGTCCTGTTTGTGGCCGAATAAGCCGGAAGGTTTCACGAAGAGGATCACCAGGAAGATGGCGTAGATGATGGCCTCGGTCCAGGTGGAGGGCATGAACTGGGAGAACACCGACTCGATGAGCCCCACGATCACGCCGCCGATCATGGCCCCCTGAATGCTGCCCAGGCCGCCCAGCACCACGATGATGAAGGCCCGGATGTCGAAGACCACGCCCACGGAGGGGTAGACGTAGTAGAAGGGGATGATCACGCATCCGGCGATGCCCGCGATGGCCGTGCCGATGCCGAAGGCGTGGTTGTAGATGCGGTACTGGTCGATGCCCATGAGGTTGGCGGCCTCGCGGTCCAGGCTGGTGGCCTGGAGGGCCTTGCCGGTGCGGGTCTTCTTCATGAAGAGCGCCAGCCCCACGGCCGTGAGGATGGAGATCACGAAGCCCGAAAATTTGGGGATGGAGACGATGATGTCTCCCAGGGTGAAGCTCGTGCCGGTGATGGCCGTGCGCACGGTGCGGTATTCCGCGCCGAAGAGCATGAGGGCCAGGTTGTCCAGCACGTACCAGACGCCCGTGGTGACGATGATCACCGTGAGCGGTTCGCGGACCTGGCGCTCGGCCCGGAACACGGGCTTGATGAGCAGGTCCTGCATGAAATAGCCGAAGAAATAGAGCAGGGGGGGCACCACGAGGAGCGCCAGATAGGGGTGCATGCCCGTGAGCTTGATCAGCCAGTAGGCGCTGAACATGCCCACCATGAGCAGGGAGCCGTGGGCGAAGTTCACCACCTTCATCACCCCGAAGATCAGGGTGAGGCCCAGGGCCGTAAGCCCGTACATGGCCCCCATCATGGCGCCGTTGAGCACCGCTTGGATCACAGCGGTCATTGGTCGTCTCCGGGAGTGATGCCCCCCGGGGCGCGCGGGCGACCCGGGGGGCGTTGAACGGACGGGCTACTTGTTGGCGGGGAACACCGGGGTGTACCCGGCGCGGCGGGCGGCCTTGGGCCACACGGTGACGCGGTCGAGCTTGCCGTCCACCTCGGCCACCTGGACGATGACGATGCCGGCGTTCTTGTTCTGGCCGTTCTCGTCGAACTCCACGCCGTCGTAGGAGACGATCATGGCCGGGCCGGTGGTGAGCTTGGTGGCGGCCAGGGCGTCGCGGACCTTCTTGGGGTCGGTGGAGGCGGCGCGTTCCAGGGCGTCGGCGATCACGTACATGGCGGCGTAGGCGTCAACGGACTCGCCGGTGAGGTCGTAGCCGTACTTCTTCTTGAACTTCTCGTTGGTGGCCTTGGCGCCGGGCTTGTTCACGTCGGTGTTCCACTCCACCTCGTCGAAGAGGTAGAGGCCGTTCTTGGCCACGTTCTCAAGGAACTTGGGGTCGGCATGGCCGCCGCCGGAGGCGATGATGGCCTTGGGCTTCACCTTCATCTCGGCCATGGTGTTGGTGAGCAGGATGGCGTCGGAGGCGTTGGAGACGAGCATCACCACGTCGGGGTTGGCGCTCTTGAGCTTGGTGACGACGGGGGTGAGGTCGGTGGCGGTGGAGGGGTAGGGCTCGTCCAGGACGATCTGGTAGCCTTCCTTCTTGGCCAGGTCGCGCCACTTCTCGGCAAAGCCGGTGCCCCAGTCGCCGTTCTCGAAGACGAAGGCGATGGTCTTCATCTTCTGGCCGGTTTCCTCCTGGATGTCCTTGAGGAAGCGGAACTGGTCGCGCACCCACCAGGAGTCCTTGGCGGCGATGCGGAAGACATACTTGAAGCCGCGCTCGGTGATGGTGTCGCGCACGGCAACGGGAACCACGAAGGGGATGCCGTAGCGCTCGGCGGTCTGGGTGGCGGGGTAGGTGACGGCCGAGTTCCAGCAGCCGGTCATGATGTTCACCTTTTCGGTGTTGATCAGGCGCTCGGTCTCGGAGACGCCCACGGTGGGGTCGCTCTTGGAGTCGGCGTAGACCAGCTCCAGCTTGGCTCCGCCCAGGCTCTTGATGCCGCCTGCGGCGTTGATTTCCTCGATGGCCATCTCGCGGGCCTGCTTGCCCTGCACGCCCACCGAGGCCGAGGGGCCGGAGAGGGGTTCGACGTTGCCGATCTTGATGCTCTTCTGGGCCAGGGCCTGGGTGGAGAGACCGGCGGTGAGGAGCGCCGCCGCGAGGAGTCCGGTGAGTTTTCTGCCGAAAGACGCCGTGTTCATGCTCAACTCCCTTCGTTGTGGGTTGTCGCGCGTTTGCCTGGTTCCTTAGCCTTTGGGGGAGCGCCTACAGGCGGCCCTTGGCGATCTCCTGGAAGCCCTCTTCCAGGATGGCCAGGCCGCGTTCGAGCTGCTCGTCGGTGATCACCAGGGGCATGAGCGTCCTGATGACGTTGCCGTGTGTGCCGCAGGAGAGGAGCAGAAGCCCCCTGTCCACGCAGTATTTCACCAGCGCCTTGGCCTGGGCCATGGCCGGGGTCTTCTTTTCGCGGTCGGTCACCAGTTCCAGGGCGCGCATTGGCCCCAGGCCGCGTTCCTCGCCGATGATCTCGTAGCGCTCCATCCACTGCGCGAAGCGGGCCTGGAGGGTGGCCCCCAGTGTGCGGGCGCGCTCCAGGAGTTTTTCCTCCTCGAAGACCTCCAGAACGGCCAGGGCCGCGCGGCAGGAGACGGGGTTGCCGCCGTAGGTGCCGCCGGTGCCCCCGATCTGGGGCGCGTCCATGATCTCGGCGCGTCCCACCACGCCGGAGATGGGCATGCCGCCGCCCATGGACTTGGCCACGGTGACCAGATCCGCCGCCACGCCGTGGTGGGTCATGGCGAAGTATTCGCCGGTGCGTCCGAAGCCGGTCTGCACCTCGTCGGCCACGTAGACGATGCCGTTGGCGCGGCAGATGGCCGAGAGCTTCTCGAAGTAGCGGGTGGGCGGGGTGACGAAGCCGCCCTCGCCCAGAACGGGTTCGGCCACCAGGCAGGCGACGGACTCGGCGGCGGCGTGCCCGATGAAGAAATCGTTCAGGAGGTCCGCGCAGGCCGCGTCGCAGGTCTTGCGGTCGAGGCCTATGGGGCAGCGGTAGCAGTAGGCGTAGGGCATGCGATAGACTTCGGGGGCGAAGGGACCAAAGCCGAACTTGTAGGGCTTCACCTTGCTGGTCATGCTCATGGTGAGCAGAGTGCGCCCGTGGAAGCCGCCCTCGAAGACGATCACGCCCTGGCGCTTGGTGTGGCTGCGCGCGATCTTCACCGCGTTCTCCACGGCCTCGGCCCCGGAGTTGGCCAGGATGGCCATCTTCTCGAAATCCCCGGGGGCCAGGGTGCAGAGCTTCTCGGCCAGGCGGATGTAGGGCTCGTACATCACGATGTGGAAACAGGTGTGGATGTACTTGTCGGCCTGGTCCTTCACGGCGGCGGAAACCTTGGGATGGCAGTGGCCCACGTTGACCACGCCGATGCCGCCCGCGAAGTCGATGAGTTCGCGCCCGTCCATGTCGGTGATCACGGCGCCGGAGGCTTTGGCGGCCAGGAAGCGGGTTACGTTGAAGGGACCTTTGGGGACGTAGCGGTCGCGCAGTGCCAGGAGCTCTTGGGTCTTGTCGGTGTGTTGTGCCACAGGGTGTCCTCTCGCACGGGGTTGATGGGTCGGGCTCGTGCCCCGCCGTTGACGAAAAAGCCAAGCTGGATGAGCAAGAAGCAAGCCAGGATGCGCGAGAGACAATAAAGCGTTTGCTTACGAGCTGTTACTATACAAACTCCAAACAGAACCAAGGCCAAATGATGCGAGCATGAATCAAGTATATCAAAAAAATGCAAAAAACCGAATAGTTATAAACGATGCACAAATGAATCAAATATCTTTAACGAAATTGACAATTTCCATTTCAATTTGCCTCGGCCCGGAGCAGGAGGCCCACCGCGTCCGCCATGCACGACAAGGGCTCGCAGGCACTGACACTTGATCTTCAAGTTCCAGTCCGTCTGATTCGTTATTGAAGCCCGGTCATGATTCAGAAATGAATCGGCCGGGTTTGATGCCGTACCGGGCCAGCTTGCGCACCACCGTGGACTGGCTCACCCCCAGAAGCGTCGCCATCTCCCGGGTGGTGCGGCAGCGCGCGGCCGCCTGGCGCAGCGCCCGCGCACTGGCCTGGTCCGCAGACTCGGCGAGACCGCGCGGCTGGGCCTCTCCCAGTGCGCCGCCTCCCGGTCCCAGGGCCTCCTGCACGGCCTCGGTGAGGTCGTCGCCCTCGCTCATCACGAAGGCCTTCTGGATGATGCCCACCAGCTCGCGCACGTTGCCCGGATAGTCGTGGGCCTCCAGCAGGCGCATGGCCTTGGGCGTGAGCCGCTTGGCCTTGGCGTAGCGCGCGTTGCAGGCCGCCAGGTAGAACTCCGCCAGCCCGAAGATGTCCTCCCGGCGCTCCCGCAGCGGCGCGATGCGCACGATGAAGGTGTTGAGCCGGAAGAAGAGGTCCTTGCGGAAGCGTTTCTGGTCCACCAGGCGCTCCAGGTCGCAGTTGGTGGCGGCCACCACCCCGCACTCCACCACCTTGGACTCCGCCCCGCCCAGGCGGCGCAGCTCGTGGTCGTCCAGGTATTTGAGGAGCTTGGCCTGCACCGAGAGCGGGATGTCGCCCACCTCGTCCAGGAAAAGGGTGCCGCCCCGGGCCAGCTCGATGAGCCCGGCCTTGCCCTGCTTGAGCGCCCCGGTGAAGGCCCCCTTCTCGTAGCCGAAGAGTTCGGCCTCGAAGAGGTTCTCCGGCACGGCCGGGCAGTTGATGGGGATGAAGGGCTTCTTGGCCCGGGGGCTGTGCTGGTGCACGAACTTGGCCAGGAGCCCCTTGCCCGTGCCGGATTCCCCCAGGATGAGGATGCGCGAGGCGTCCATGTGCGCGAGTTTCAAAAGCGCGTGCAGGCAGTGGCGCATGGAGGGGCTCTCGGCCACCACGTCCTTCTGGCGCAGCTCCAGCATGGAGAGCTCCGCGATCTCGTGGCGGTAGCGCTCCTCCACCTTGCGCGCGTTCTGAAGCCCCTCGCGCAGGGCGTTGAGTTCCGTGACGTCGCGCTCGTTGACCACCACCATGGCGATGGTTCCGTCCGGGCCGAACACCGGCGAGCCCGTCACCAGGAGCTGCTTGCCCGTCTTGGTGATGCGCTGGATGATGCTGGACTGGCGCCTGTGGCGCAACACGTCCAGGGTGACCGAGTGGTCCACTAGGCCTTCGTCCAGGATGCAGCGGATGCTGCGGCCCACGTAGTCGGAGGCCTCCACGGAGTTGAGCCGCTGGGATTCCCGGTTGATGTCCAGGATCACGCCGCTGCCGTCGCAGATCCAGATGCCCTCGGAGACCGAATCGAGCACGGCCCGCAGCTGGATCTCAGGCACGGGCAGCGAGCCCTCTGGCAGGGCGTCGTCCAGGAGCAGGGCCGCGCCCACGATGGCCCCGTCGCGCACGATGGGCCAGGCCTGGGCCGCCAGGCGGCGTTCCCCGGCCTCCAGGACGCGGGAGGTGCGGCGTTCTTCCTCCAGGCAGTCGCGCAAGAGGGGCAGCAGCTCCGGCGGCGTCTGGCCCGGGGGCGACTCCAGGCCCAGGATGCGGGCCGCGCTGGGGTTGGCGGAGACGGGCCGCAGGTCGCGGTCCACGGTGAAGAGGCCCTTGCCGAGACTGCGCAGGGCGTCCCCCTCGTCGAAGGGGGGCTTGCCGCGCCGCGAGCGTGCGGGAGCGCCGGGGTTTGCCATGTTTGGAAAATGCCCCGAAACCGTCCCGCCCGCAAGAGGGGGGCGGTCGGCGGAGGAGGACGACGGAAAGGAAAGCGCGCCAGGACGCCATGGCGTCCCGGCGCGCGGGCGTGCGGGGCGGGCCGGCTAGGGCGAAACGATCACCATGTGCAGGTCGCAGACGTTGGTCATGGTGGGGCCTGTCTTGAGCAGGCGCCCGATGCGCTCGAAGAAGTGGTAGGAGTCGTTGTCGCGCAGCGAGGCGTTGATGGAGAGTCCGGCCGCGTGGGCCATTTCCACCAGCTCCGCCGAGGCGAAGGCCCCGGCGGCGTCGGTGGGGCCGTCGGTGCCGTCGGTGGAGGCGGAGAGGAAGAAGATGTCGGCCCCCTTGAGCTCGTCGCGGGCCAGCTCGGCCAGGAAGGCCAGGGCCATCTCCTGGTTGCGCCCGCCCTTGCCCTCGCCCTTGAGGGTGACCACGGTCTCGCCTCCGGCGATGATGCAGGCGGGCTTTTTCACAAGCAGCTCGGTCTTGCGCACATCCTTGGCGATGCCCCAGAGAAACTTGGCCGCCTCGCGCGATTCGCCGGTGAGGGCGCAGGTGAGGGCGGCCGTGTTGTAGCCCAGGGAGCGGGCAGTCTCGCAGGCCGCGGTGAGCGCCGCCTGGTTGGAGCCGATGAGGATGTTGGAGGCCAGTTCCGTGGCCGGGTCGCCGGGCTTGGTGGTCTCCTCGATGCGGCCCTGCACGCCCAGCTCCAGGGTGCGCAGCACGTTGGCCGGGGCCTTGTCCTGGAGCTGGTACTTCTCGATGATGGCCATGGCCTCTTCGAAAGTGGTCTCGTCGTGGCTTGTGAGG
This sequence is a window from Fundidesulfovibrio magnetotacticus. Protein-coding genes within it:
- the gdhA gene encoding NADP-specific glutamate dehydrogenase; protein product: MEALMALVTSQDPHEKEFHQAVSEVFESIKPLLDMRPEYRKAKILERLVQPERVMMFRVTWEDDAGEVHVNRGYRVQMNSAIGPYKGGLRFHPSVNLGILKFLAFEQVFKNALTTLPMGGGKGGSDFDPKGKSDSEVMRFCQAFMAELWRHIGQFIDVPAGDIGVGAREIGYLYGMYKKLANEFSGVLTGKSLNWGGSLIRPEATGYGCVYFSAEMLASRNDTLEGKVCLVSGSGNVAQYTVEKLLDLGARPVTLSDSSGYIYDEAGIDREKLAFVKQLKNIRRGRIEEYAQKYPTAVYTACEANRTCDPLWNHKADCAFPSATQNEINGTDAQNLVNNGVKVVAEGANMPTTPAGVNLFLQERILYGPGKAANAGGVSVSGLEMSQNSMRIAWPREEVDDRLRMIMKSIHRTCADAAQAAGVPGNYVTGANIAGFRKVVEAMLDQGLV
- a CDS encoding aldehyde ferredoxin oxidoreductase family protein translates to MHGFHNRILTVDLTRRTFAVEPASDEVLEAGLGGKGLATRLLLERNPAGADPLGPENRLIFAAGPFCGGTAWGGSRYGVFTKSPLTGFYAESYSGGRTPEALDAAGFDAVVLEGAADAPLALRIHPEGCEFHDASGLWGMDVYQTEEAALERFALPGREHGRPGAVVIGPAGERLVRFAMIANDKWRCAGRAGVGAVMGSKRLKAVVFQGDRKREPFDAKGLRAYSAAFAKAGVENKGVKAYRAQGTTMMVALMNTVGAFPAKYWSQGNCAHWEKISGETFHKEHDVTPHACLKCFMACGRMATLRSGRHAGLTLEGPEYETIYAFGGLCMIEDMGEVVYLNDLCDRLGMDTITAGNLCALAMEANAQGRGFTDIAYGDAQAAARLIEDMAAGRGAGEVLSQGIVPAARHWGLEDLAIHVKGMEPPGYDPRVLKGMGLAYATSDRGACHLRTTFYKPELAGFIPADAIEGKAEMLVDYEDRLTIFDTLILCRFFRDLYTWEELEKIIPLVTGLDASKEALRRRAAYVSDLTRTFNLREGLTPADDRLPRRLHKEALPDGRALKEEELDYMLKDYYRHRGWSAEGRPGAVL
- a CDS encoding ABC transporter ATP-binding protein → MTLLKVENIDVFYGDVQVVHDLSLEVHEGEVVSIIGGNGAGKSTLLKALSGLVPPRAGAITFRGERIEAMPPEKIVEKGIVHVPEGRRLFSLMSVADNLEIGAYNKRAFKLRDKTLRQVYDLLPRLLERREQMAMTLSGGEQQMVAIGRGLMALPGLLMLDEPSLGLAPILVKSIFETLRRIADTGTTVLLVEQDVHHSLSLSDRGYVLEHGRVALEGAAKELIDNKHIKSAYLGM
- a CDS encoding ABC transporter ATP-binding protein; translation: MNILDVKGVTKRFGGLTAVHDLDLHIATGEILGLIGPNGAGKSTLFNCVAGVFPPTQGDILFNGTSIAGKKPWDLCDMGLARTFQIVKPFGAKTVLYNVMVGAFLRERSTARARDRAMHVLETLLLDHRAHQLAGNLTIADRKRLEIAKALATDPKLLLLDEVMAGLRPTEVDDMIAIIKTLRDKGVTVFVIEHIMRAVMALSDRVVVIQFGEKIAEGKPEDVTRDENVIKAYLGREYDAA
- a CDS encoding branched-chain amino acid ABC transporter permease, producing MSRKQLDAILLVLAALVSFGLPLVVQSPTYLQILILLFFYAYLTTAWNLVGGFAGVLPMGHAVFVGIGAYTSTVLTLQYGISPWIGMLVGGVIAALVGVLIGKPTFRMRGAYFALCTIAFAEGFRVMIENIDMLGPIKLNGPRGLLIPLKGDSFWNYQFMHKEPYYYIILVMLVLVLALTWFISRSRMGYYLAAGGEEPEAAEALGINVARYKLMAMALSSFLTALAGTFYAQLMLYFYPKGLLGLDLSFEIAFIALIGGRGTIAGPLIGALALRPLNEFTRIYLSDQLPGLHLVIFGTILILVMLYQPKGLTPTLARLYDRLAAKITKPEAAGQGGAR
- a CDS encoding branched-chain amino acid ABC transporter permease; translated protein: MTAVIQAVLNGAMMGAMYGLTALGLTLIFGVMKVVNFAHGSLLMVGMFSAYWLIKLTGMHPYLALLVVPPLLYFFGYFMQDLLIKPVFRAERQVREPLTVIIVTTGVWYVLDNLALMLFGAEYRTVRTAITGTSFTLGDIIVSIPKFSGFVISILTAVGLALFMKKTRTGKALQATSLDREAANLMGIDQYRIYNHAFGIGTAIAGIAGCVIIPFYYVYPSVGVVFDIRAFIIVVLGGLGSIQGAMIGGVIVGLIESVFSQFMPSTWTEAIIYAIFLVILFVKPSGLFGHKQDW
- a CDS encoding ABC transporter substrate-binding protein, with amino-acid sequence MNTASFGRKLTGLLAAALLTAGLSTQALAQKSIKIGNVEPLSGPSASVGVQGKQAREMAIEEINAAGGIKSLGGAKLELVYADSKSDPTVGVSETERLINTEKVNIMTGCWNSAVTYPATQTAERYGIPFVVPVAVRDTITERGFKYVFRIAAKDSWWVRDQFRFLKDIQEETGQKMKTIAFVFENGDWGTGFAEKWRDLAKKEGYQIVLDEPYPSTATDLTPVVTKLKSANPDVVMLVSNASDAILLTNTMAEMKVKPKAIIASGGGHADPKFLENVAKNGLYLFDEVEWNTDVNKPGAKATNEKFKKKYGYDLTGESVDAYAAMYVIADALERAASTDPKKVRDALAATKLTTGPAMIVSYDGVEFDENGQNKNAGIVIVQVAEVDGKLDRVTVWPKAARRAGYTPVFPANK